The DNA sequence TTGAACTGCCTGAGAAATTGTTTCTGTTGTAATACCACCATCTATTTCTATATCCATCTCATCTGGAGAAATAGAGCGTAGTCTTGCAATCTTAGGCAAAACATCCGATATAAATTTTTGTCCGGCAAAACCAGGATTTACTGACATAACAAGCACCATATCAACTATATCCAGAAAGTTTTCTACCGAATCAGTTGATGTGTTTGGATTCAGCGATATACCAGCCTTTAATCCTGCGTTCTTAATTAATGAAATAACCTCTTTTGGTTTTTTTGTAGCTTCAATGTGAAATGTTATTAAATCATTCTTTCCGGCAACTTCCGCAAATGTGGTTATATAACGTTCAGGATGTTCAATCATCAGATGAATATCTAAAGGTACTTTGGCAATACGTTTTACTCCTTCTACAATAAATGTTCCCATCGTAATATTTGGAACAAAATGGCCATCCATAACATCTATATGGATGAGATCAACGCCAGCCTTTTCCACCTTTTTGATTTCATCTTCCAGGCGTACCGCATTAGCAGCCAGAATAGATGCCGATATTTTAATTTTCGGTTGCATATTCTTTTACGCTTTTTTCTTAGATGATAATGATGCAACCCCAGGCAATTCGCTTCCTTCTAATAATTTTAGAAATGCTCCACCACCTGTAGAGATAAATGATACTTCATGTGTTTTCCCGGCTTTATGGAATGCCATATCAGTGTCGCCGCCCCCTACAATTGTTGAGGCATGAGAACTTGTTACTGCATCTATCATGGCATAAGTTCCCCGACTAAAAGCATCAAACTCGAATGCGCCCATAGGTCCATTCC is a window from the Candidatus Jettenia sp. genome containing:
- the rpe gene encoding ribulose-phosphate 3-epimerase; this encodes MQPKIKISASILAANAVRLEDEIKKVEKAGVDLIHIDVMDGHFVPNITMGTFIVEGVKRIAKVPLDIHLMIEHPERYITTFAEVAGKNDLITFHIEATKKPKEVISLIKNAGLKAGISLNPNTSTDSVENFLDIVDMVLVMSVNPGFAGQKFISDVLPKIARLRSISPDEMDIEIDGGITTETISQAVQQGANVIVAASAIFKTDNPGNAIKTLRQIAEQTPRKKYILSKK